A region of Curvibacter sp. AEP1-3 DNA encodes the following proteins:
- the gshA gene encoding glutamate--cysteine ligase, which translates to MDRTQEALSALTPERLRGIRRGLEKESLRATPGGSLAMTPHPLSMGSALTHPHITTDFSESQVELITGVHAQPEDCLQELTDVQRFTLQSMGEERLWVSSMPCCLPDDDAIPLGQYGSSNVGRSKTVYRMGLGHRYGRRMQTISGIHYNWSLPDVSSEAYFGLIRNFRRHAFLLLYLFGASPAVCSTFVAGRQHQLQPLSEGTMYLPYATSLRMGRLGYQSDAQSSLAVSYNSLEGYGHSLQGALTQAYPAYEAIGVQGPDGEYRQLATSLLQIENEFYGTIRPKRVTFPGERPLHALRERGVEYVEVRLMDLDPFEVVGINSSTMRFLDVFLLHSLATASPDDTPAEIAALARNQQDVAERGRQPGLQIQRNGQAISLVDWGRELLAQMQPFAQALDAAHGNTLYTAAVAHALIGLVQPDTLPSARVLQAMQQDHQGSFAKFVLAQSNRTRDAMLAQPLAAEVQAQFEQESAQSWEAQRAIEAADTMPFGVYLKEFLAPHRLVAGRRTVAA; encoded by the coding sequence ATGGACAGAACACAAGAGGCCCTCAGTGCCCTGACCCCCGAGCGTCTGCGCGGCATACGCCGTGGTCTCGAAAAAGAAAGCTTGCGCGCAACCCCCGGTGGCAGTTTGGCCATGACACCGCATCCCTTGAGCATGGGCTCGGCCTTGACGCATCCGCACATCACCACCGATTTCAGCGAGTCGCAGGTGGAGTTGATTACTGGCGTGCACGCCCAACCGGAAGACTGCTTGCAAGAGCTCACCGATGTGCAGCGCTTCACCCTGCAAAGCATGGGCGAGGAGCGCCTCTGGGTGTCCAGCATGCCCTGTTGCCTGCCGGATGACGACGCCATTCCCCTGGGGCAATACGGCAGCTCCAACGTGGGGCGCTCCAAAACCGTGTACCGCATGGGCCTGGGCCACCGCTACGGGCGACGCATGCAAACCATCTCGGGCATTCACTACAACTGGTCGCTCCCGGATGTGTCCAGCGAGGCGTACTTTGGGCTGATCCGCAACTTCCGTCGCCATGCGTTTTTGCTGCTGTATTTGTTCGGTGCGTCACCGGCGGTGTGCTCCACCTTTGTGGCAGGTCGCCAGCACCAGTTGCAGCCCCTGAGCGAAGGCACCATGTATTTGCCCTACGCCACCTCCCTACGCATGGGCCGGCTGGGCTACCAGAGCGATGCGCAATCGTCGCTCGCGGTGAGCTACAACAGCCTGGAGGGCTACGGCCATTCATTGCAGGGCGCGCTGACCCAGGCCTACCCGGCCTATGAGGCCATCGGTGTGCAGGGACCGGACGGCGAGTACCGCCAGCTGGCGACCAGCTTGCTGCAAATCGAAAACGAGTTTTACGGCACCATCCGCCCCAAGCGGGTCACCTTCCCGGGTGAGCGCCCCCTGCACGCATTGCGCGAGCGCGGTGTGGAGTATGTGGAAGTGCGGCTGATGGACCTGGACCCCTTCGAGGTGGTGGGCATCAATAGCAGCACCATGCGCTTTCTGGATGTGTTCCTGCTGCACAGCCTTGCCACAGCCAGCCCTGACGACACCCCTGCCGAAATCGCCGCCTTGGCGCGCAACCAGCAGGACGTGGCCGAGCGCGGCCGCCAACCCGGCTTGCAAATTCAACGTAACGGACAAGCAATTTCGTTGGTGGACTGGGGGCGCGAGCTTCTGGCCCAGATGCAGCCGTTTGCGCAAGCGCTCGATGCTGCCCATGGCAACACGCTGTACACCGCAGCAGTGGCCCATGCGCTTATCGGCCTGGTGCAGCCGGACACACTGCCATCCGCCCGCGTGCTGCAAGCCATGCAGCAAGATCACCAAGGCTCGTTCGCGAAGTTTGTGTTGGCGCAAAGCAACCGCACCCGCGACGCCATGTTGGCGCAGCCTTTGGCGGCAGAGGTGCAGGCACAGTTTGAGCAGGAATCGGCGCAATCCTGGGAAGCCCAGCGCGCCATTGAGGCGGCAGACACCATGCCCTTTGGTGTCTACCTCAAGGAGTTTCTGGCACCCCACCGCTTGGTGGCGGGGCGCCGCACCGTGGCTGCCTAA
- a CDS encoding GGDEF domain-containing protein, with protein sequence MEVFIWSCMLGGLITLACGALSEILVHNSIASWRGLAYVLVMGSSCVLMSGLPMALIPGLQAHTLLLLQSTFGPLSGALVLRYLGLWLGVALVDRLVHNTIMWGATLLVVVSGYLAIVGAGWLELSGLNPLLVSACVSALGVLLAFQACVRASMLGDDLARWMVLACAFLGVMVLGLYACALWPDAISLPAKALIAVGTVAHFLVGITLTARRNRHNRRLKMLAGDDKGFDRATGLPTGSVLLAKVDDALWRAERAHGQCTVVALHLRNLYSMSEAAGHTVDQQILSAMAARLRRAVGFRYVVGLYHPRCFVVVISAGPNPKEVDRLIFRMRALLNKPLMVSDPRAGMHHFQPQYGVGISRLVPGTARPQEVLDETEQRALAHINGEMLPEMDSATASTAAAPLR encoded by the coding sequence ATGGAAGTCTTCATCTGGTCGTGCATGCTGGGCGGTTTGATCACGCTGGCTTGCGGAGCCCTGAGCGAAATTCTGGTCCACAACTCCATCGCCTCCTGGCGCGGGTTGGCTTATGTGCTGGTCATGGGCAGCAGCTGCGTGCTGATGTCCGGCCTGCCCATGGCCCTGATACCGGGCTTGCAAGCCCATACGCTGTTGCTGCTGCAATCCACCTTCGGGCCCTTGAGCGGCGCACTGGTGCTGCGCTACCTCGGCTTGTGGCTGGGTGTCGCGCTGGTGGACCGCCTGGTGCACAACACCATCATGTGGGGCGCTACCTTGCTGGTGGTGGTGTCGGGCTATTTGGCGATAGTCGGCGCTGGCTGGCTGGAGCTGTCGGGCTTGAACCCGCTGCTGGTATCTGCCTGCGTGAGTGCGCTGGGCGTGTTGCTGGCCTTTCAGGCTTGTGTGCGCGCCAGCATGCTGGGTGACGACCTCGCCCGCTGGATGGTGCTGGCCTGCGCTTTCCTGGGCGTGATGGTGCTGGGCCTGTATGCCTGCGCACTGTGGCCAGACGCCATCAGCCTGCCCGCCAAGGCCTTGATTGCGGTAGGCACCGTGGCGCACTTTTTGGTGGGTATTACCCTCACGGCGCGTCGCAACCGGCACAACCGAAGGCTCAAGATGCTGGCAGGGGACGACAAGGGTTTCGACCGCGCCACCGGCCTGCCCACAGGCTCTGTGCTGCTGGCCAAGGTGGATGACGCCCTCTGGCGCGCTGAACGGGCCCATGGCCAATGCACTGTGGTGGCCCTGCACTTGCGCAACCTCTATTCCATGAGCGAGGCCGCCGGCCACACGGTGGACCAGCAGATTTTGTCGGCCATGGCGGCCCGCTTGCGGCGTGCAGTGGGCTTTCGCTACGTGGTGGGGCTGTACCACCCTCGCTGCTTTGTGGTGGTGATATCGGCGGGCCCCAACCCCAAAGAAGTGGACCGCCTGATCTTCCGCATGCGTGCCCTGCTCAACAAGCCGCTCATGGTGTCTGACCCGCGGGCGGGCATGCACCACTTCCAACCGCAATACGGCGTGGGCATCTCGCGGCTGGTGCCCGGCACCGCCCGCCCGCAGGAAGTGCTGGACGAGACCGAGCAGCGCGCGCTGGCCCACATCAACGGCGAAATGCTGCCTGAGATGGATTCGGCCACGGCATCCACCGCCGCTGCCCCCTTGCGCTAG
- a CDS encoding SDR family oxidoreductase produces MNLDFKGRVAIVTGAGGGLGRQHALALAARGAKVVVNDLGGARDGSGGSLSAAESVVAEIRAAGGEAIANGASVTDFEAVKAMVQQAIDAWGRVDILVNNAGILRDKSFAKMEIADFRTVVDVHLMGAVHCCKAVWPHMTEQKYGRILMTTSSSGLYGNFGQSNYGAAKLALVGLMQTLALEGAKNNIHVNSLAPTAATRMTEGLMPPQVLEALKPEAVVPAMLVLVSEDAPTRTTLCAGAGSVEAAHITLTQGTWIGLDAQAPETLAANLRQVLARAGDMVPESGAAQGSQEVTRALSHLAGKA; encoded by the coding sequence ATGAATCTGGATTTCAAAGGCCGCGTGGCCATCGTAACGGGCGCAGGTGGCGGCCTGGGTCGCCAACATGCGCTGGCCCTGGCCGCACGCGGCGCCAAAGTGGTGGTGAACGACCTGGGTGGCGCGCGCGATGGCTCCGGTGGCTCGCTCTCTGCAGCCGAGTCCGTGGTGGCCGAGATCCGCGCGGCCGGTGGCGAAGCCATTGCCAACGGCGCGTCGGTTACTGACTTTGAGGCCGTGAAGGCTATGGTGCAGCAGGCCATTGATGCCTGGGGCCGAGTAGACATTCTGGTGAACAACGCCGGCATCCTGCGCGACAAAAGCTTCGCCAAGATGGAGATTGCCGACTTCCGCACGGTGGTGGACGTGCACCTCATGGGCGCCGTGCATTGCTGCAAAGCTGTGTGGCCGCACATGACCGAGCAAAAGTACGGTCGCATTCTGATGACGACCTCCAGCTCCGGCCTGTATGGCAACTTCGGCCAGAGCAACTACGGCGCTGCCAAGCTGGCGCTGGTGGGTTTGATGCAAACCCTGGCACTGGAAGGTGCCAAAAACAACATCCACGTCAACAGCCTGGCCCCTACGGCTGCGACCCGCATGACCGAAGGCCTCATGCCACCGCAAGTGCTGGAAGCCCTCAAGCCCGAAGCCGTGGTGCCAGCCATGTTGGTACTGGTGTCTGAGGACGCGCCCACCCGCACCACGCTGTGTGCCGGTGCCGGCAGTGTGGAGGCCGCGCACATCACGCTCACGCAGGGCACGTGGATCGGGCTGGATGCGCAAGCGCCAGAAACATTGGCTGCCAACTTGCGCCAGGTGCTTGCCCGCGCGGGTGACATGGTGCCGGAGAGTGGCGCTGCGCAAGGCAGCCAGGAAGTGACTCGCGCTTTGTCTCACCTGGCCGGCAAGGCCTGA
- a CDS encoding NUDIX hydrolase, which yields MQDTLAPASGTPRDASTVVLLRDARHGLEVFLMKRSGLSDTFGEAYVFPGGKLDAHDSSPAALAALDEPATALAQRLGEADQSPELAAGLYVAALRELYEEAGVLLARGERRPASLQSADWQAWVDASAAQLAASALVPWSRWITPRMAALSKKRFDTRFFLALAPSDQIASHDNYETTASIWLPPVEALQRYHRGEIEMAPPQIMSLGHLARYTTAAEALAAARAQVPPCICPENFEEDGTVILSYPGDPRHSVPTRAIPGPTRMLVRNKRFVPEGPLESLWS from the coding sequence ATGCAAGACACCCTCGCCCCCGCCAGCGGCACCCCGCGCGATGCTTCTACCGTCGTGCTGCTGCGCGATGCCCGCCACGGCCTCGAGGTGTTTTTGATGAAGCGCAGCGGCCTCTCTGACACCTTTGGCGAGGCCTATGTGTTCCCCGGTGGCAAGCTGGACGCGCACGACAGCAGCCCCGCCGCCCTGGCAGCTCTGGACGAGCCGGCCACCGCCTTGGCGCAGCGGCTGGGCGAGGCGGACCAAAGCCCGGAGTTAGCTGCCGGCTTGTATGTCGCGGCCCTGCGCGAGCTGTATGAAGAAGCCGGTGTGCTCTTGGCACGTGGCGAGCGGCGCCCGGCCAGCCTGCAAAGTGCCGACTGGCAGGCCTGGGTGGACGCATCTGCCGCTCAGCTGGCAGCCAGCGCGCTAGTGCCCTGGAGCCGCTGGATCACGCCACGCATGGCGGCCCTGAGCAAAAAGCGGTTTGACACTCGCTTCTTCCTGGCACTGGCCCCGAGTGACCAAATCGCCAGCCATGACAACTATGAAACCACCGCCAGCATCTGGCTGCCGCCGGTAGAAGCCCTGCAGCGCTACCACCGCGGCGAGATCGAAATGGCACCGCCCCAGATCATGAGCTTGGGCCACCTAGCCCGTTACACCACGGCGGCAGAGGCATTGGCTGCAGCCCGCGCACAAGTGCCGCCCTGCATCTGCCCTGAAAATTTTGAGGAAGACGGCACCGTCATCCTCAGCTACCCCGGCGACCCGCGCCACTCGGTGCCAACACGCGCCATCCCCGGCCCTACCCGCATGCTGGTGCGCAACAAGCGCTTTGTGCCGGAGGGCCCGCTGGAAAGTTTGTGGAGTTAA
- a CDS encoding GNAT family N-acetyltransferase produces the protein MKIHLGYRPGCIGRIVELHAGYYARTAGFGVSFEAKVASGLAAFCIDYQEGRDGLWLAEQDGVIHGSIAIDGSHHESKGAHLRWFITSDASRGQGVGSQLLTAALEFCAQRDYRQVHLWTFEGLLAARHLYVKHGFEVAQSQPGSQWGKEVTEQLFIKKIGL, from the coding sequence ATGAAGATTCATCTCGGTTACCGCCCCGGTTGTATTGGCCGCATCGTCGAGTTGCACGCCGGCTACTACGCCCGCACTGCCGGGTTTGGTGTTTCTTTTGAGGCCAAGGTCGCCTCTGGTTTGGCGGCGTTTTGCATTGACTACCAAGAGGGCCGAGACGGCCTTTGGCTGGCCGAGCAAGACGGGGTGATTCACGGCTCCATTGCCATCGATGGGTCGCACCACGAAAGCAAGGGTGCGCATCTGCGCTGGTTCATCACCTCAGACGCTTCACGTGGCCAAGGCGTAGGCTCACAGTTGCTGACGGCGGCGCTGGAGTTTTGCGCCCAACGGGACTACCGGCAGGTGCACCTGTGGACCTTTGAAGGGCTGCTGGCCGCGCGGCATTTGTATGTGAAACACGGCTTTGAAGTGGCCCAAAGCCAGCCGGGGTCACAGTGGGGCAAAGAAGTGACTGAGCAGCTATTTATAAAGAAAATAGGCCTCTAG
- a CDS encoding tRNA dihydrouridine synthase has translation MEGLLDFVLRDILTRVGGVEKCVSEFIRITHSLMSEKALLRTVPELEFGARTYAGVPVWPQLLGSDAPCMAENAARLAEMGSPGIDLNFGCPAKVVNRHGGGATLLQDPEILHTIVAAVRAAVPAHIPVTAKMRLGYNDDSLALDCARALEAGGAAEIVVHARTKAQGYRPPAYWDRVADVRGAVQVPVVVNGEIWSVQDAQAAVAQSGCNALMLGRGIVARPALARSILAAMGTAPDSIAQPGEDWTWQDLGPLMHAFWQVASTRLEQKQQAGRVKQWLNLLRRHYPEAQLAFDEMRTLVKPSDVDAWIRSRVPQT, from the coding sequence ATGGAGGGGCTTCTCGACTTTGTGTTGCGCGACATCCTGACCCGTGTGGGCGGGGTGGAGAAGTGCGTGTCGGAGTTCATCCGCATCACGCATTCGCTGATGTCTGAGAAGGCGCTCCTTCGCACCGTGCCTGAGCTGGAATTCGGTGCGCGCACCTATGCAGGTGTACCGGTGTGGCCGCAGTTGCTGGGCTCAGACGCGCCCTGTATGGCCGAGAACGCAGCGCGCCTGGCTGAGATGGGTTCGCCTGGCATTGACCTGAACTTCGGCTGCCCGGCCAAGGTGGTGAACCGCCATGGCGGTGGCGCCACGCTGCTGCAGGACCCGGAGATTCTTCACACCATCGTGGCCGCCGTGCGTGCGGCGGTGCCTGCCCATATTCCCGTGACCGCCAAGATGCGCTTGGGCTACAACGACGACAGCCTGGCCTTGGACTGCGCCCGTGCGCTGGAGGCCGGCGGTGCTGCCGAGATCGTGGTGCATGCCCGCACCAAAGCCCAAGGCTACCGCCCGCCCGCTTACTGGGACCGCGTGGCCGATGTGCGAGGTGCGGTACAGGTGCCCGTGGTGGTGAATGGCGAAATCTGGAGCGTGCAAGACGCCCAAGCCGCCGTGGCGCAAAGCGGCTGCAACGCGCTGATGCTAGGCCGCGGCATTGTGGCCCGCCCTGCGCTGGCCCGCAGCATTCTGGCGGCCATGGGCACCGCGCCTGACAGCATTGCCCAGCCGGGTGAGGATTGGACGTGGCAAGACCTGGGTCCGCTCATGCACGCCTTCTGGCAAGTGGCCAGCACGCGCCTGGAGCAAAAGCAGCAGGCCGGTCGTGTGAAGCAGTGGCTCAACCTGCTGCGCCGCCACTACCCCGAAGCGCAGCTTGCGTTTGACGAAATGCGCACGCTGGTCAAGCCCAGCGATGTGGATGCGTGGATACGCAGTAGAGTCCCGCAGACATGA
- a CDS encoding dihydrofolate reductase family protein, protein MPKLRVESFTISLDGFGAGPDQDLNNPLGIGGTALHGWAIPTKTFQKNLFGNDSGETGVDEDFAARGFQNVGAWILGRNMFGPVRGPWPDESWRGWWGDNPVYHVPVFVLTHHARPPLVMEGGTTFHFVTEGPVVALERARAAAGGKDVRVGGGVNTIQQYLRLGLIDEMHIAISPVLLGDGERLFEGVDLTALGYTCMQHVASAQATHIVLTKQ, encoded by the coding sequence ATGCCCAAACTCCGCGTTGAAAGTTTCACCATTTCCCTGGACGGCTTCGGTGCCGGGCCTGACCAGGATTTGAACAATCCTCTGGGCATTGGCGGCACGGCCTTGCATGGCTGGGCGATTCCCACCAAGACGTTTCAGAAAAACCTGTTCGGCAACGACAGTGGTGAGACCGGGGTGGACGAAGACTTTGCGGCACGTGGTTTTCAGAATGTGGGCGCCTGGATTCTGGGGCGCAACATGTTCGGCCCGGTGCGTGGGCCATGGCCGGACGAGAGTTGGCGCGGGTGGTGGGGCGACAACCCGGTGTACCACGTGCCGGTGTTTGTGCTGACGCACCACGCGCGCCCACCGCTCGTCATGGAAGGTGGCACGACCTTCCATTTCGTGACCGAAGGCCCTGTGGTTGCGCTGGAGCGCGCCCGTGCGGCAGCTGGTGGTAAAGACGTGCGCGTGGGCGGTGGCGTCAACACCATTCAGCAGTACCTGCGCTTAGGCTTGATTGATGAGATGCACATTGCCATCTCGCCCGTGCTGTTGGGTGATGGCGAGCGGCTGTTTGAGGGCGTAGACCTGACTGCATTGGGTTACACCTGCATGCAGCATGTGGCGTCTGCCCAGGCGACGCACATCGTGTTGACCAAGCAGTGA
- the ahpF gene encoding alkyl hydroperoxide reductase subunit F, protein MLDDTLKSQLGAYLERVTLPIEIVASLGEDDNSVEMRDLLQTIQSLRADKISVVYDGTDARKPSFSLKRGGTDTSLRFAGLPLGHEFTSLVLALLWTGGHPPKVEQDVIDQTKGLDGDFNFEVYMSLTCHNCPDVVQALSLMAILNPKVKTTVIEGGAFQDEINAREIMAVPSVYLNGALFGNGRMLVEEIVAKLDTGAADKDAAKLSAKEAFDVLIVGGGPAGAAAAVYAARKGIRVGVAAERFGGQTNDTMAIENYPSVQETDGPKFAAALEAQTRSYGVDIMNLQRADKIVPAAEAGGLTEVVLANGGTLKAKTVILSTGARWRNVNVPGEAEYKNKGVAYCPHCDGPLFKGKDVAVIGGGNSGIEAAIDLAGVVKYVTVIEFADQLKADAVLVKKLHSLPNVTVHTNAQTTEITGADGKVNGLKYKDRATGVEHHVALEGVFVQIGLVPNTEFLKGVVDLSKFGEIVVDAKGHTNVPGVFAAGDCTTVPYKQIVIAASEGSKAALSAFDHLIRH, encoded by the coding sequence ATGCTTGACGACACACTCAAATCCCAGCTCGGCGCCTACCTGGAACGCGTGACGCTACCGATCGAGATCGTGGCGTCCCTCGGTGAGGACGACAACTCGGTGGAAATGCGCGACCTGCTGCAAACCATCCAGAGCCTGCGCGCCGACAAAATCTCGGTCGTCTACGACGGCACCGATGCCCGCAAACCCTCTTTCAGCCTCAAGCGCGGTGGCACTGACACCAGCCTGCGCTTTGCCGGCTTGCCTTTGGGCCACGAATTCACCTCGTTGGTACTGGCCCTGCTGTGGACCGGCGGCCACCCGCCCAAGGTCGAACAAGACGTGATCGACCAGACCAAAGGCTTGGACGGCGACTTCAATTTCGAGGTCTACATGTCCCTGACCTGCCACAACTGCCCGGACGTGGTGCAGGCCCTGAGCCTCATGGCCATCCTGAACCCCAAGGTCAAAACCACGGTGATCGAAGGCGGCGCCTTCCAGGACGAAATCAACGCCCGCGAAATCATGGCCGTGCCCAGCGTCTACCTGAATGGCGCCTTGTTCGGCAACGGCCGCATGCTGGTGGAAGAAATTGTGGCCAAACTCGACACCGGCGCTGCCGACAAAGACGCTGCCAAGTTGAGTGCCAAAGAAGCGTTTGACGTGCTCATCGTCGGTGGTGGCCCCGCAGGTGCGGCCGCTGCGGTGTACGCCGCCCGCAAAGGCATCCGCGTGGGCGTGGCGGCCGAGCGTTTTGGCGGCCAGACCAACGACACCATGGCCATTGAGAATTACCCCTCGGTGCAAGAAACCGATGGCCCCAAGTTCGCCGCAGCCCTGGAAGCCCAGACCCGCTCGTACGGCGTGGACATCATGAACCTGCAGCGCGCCGACAAAATCGTGCCCGCCGCGGAAGCAGGTGGTTTGACCGAAGTGGTGCTGGCCAATGGCGGCACGCTCAAGGCCAAGACCGTCATCTTGTCCACCGGTGCCCGCTGGCGCAATGTCAACGTACCCGGCGAAGCCGAGTACAAAAACAAAGGCGTGGCCTACTGCCCGCACTGTGACGGCCCCTTGTTCAAGGGCAAAGACGTGGCGGTGATCGGCGGTGGCAACTCCGGCATCGAAGCCGCTATCGATTTGGCTGGCGTGGTGAAGTACGTGACCGTGATTGAGTTTGCCGACCAACTGAAGGCCGACGCCGTGCTGGTGAAAAAGCTGCACAGCCTGCCCAACGTGACCGTGCACACCAACGCCCAAACCACCGAGATCACCGGTGCCGACGGCAAGGTCAATGGCCTGAAGTACAAAGACCGCGCCACCGGCGTGGAGCACCACGTGGCGCTGGAAGGCGTGTTCGTGCAAATCGGCCTGGTGCCCAACACCGAGTTCCTGAAGGGCGTGGTGGACCTGAGCAAGTTCGGCGAAATCGTGGTGGACGCCAAGGGCCACACCAACGTGCCCGGCGTGTTTGCCGCAGGCGACTGCACCACCGTGCCCTACAAGCAAATCGTGATTGCAGCCAGCGAAGGCTCCAAGGCCGCGCTGAGCGCGTTTGACCACTTGATCCGGCACTGA
- the ahpC gene encoding alkyl hydroperoxide reductase subunit C, translating to MSLINTQIQAFKNEAFHNGKFVTVSNESIKGKWNVFIFMPAAFTFNCPTEVEDAADNYAEFQKAGAEVYIVTTDTHFAHKVWHETSPAVGKAKFPLIGDPTHALTRAFDVHIDEEGLALRGTFIINPEGQIKTMEVHSNEIARDVKETLRKLKAAQYTAANPGQVCPAKWNEGSKTITPSLDLVGKI from the coding sequence ATGTCTTTGATCAACACGCAAATCCAAGCTTTCAAGAACGAAGCTTTCCACAACGGCAAGTTCGTCACCGTGTCCAACGAGTCCATCAAGGGCAAGTGGAACGTGTTCATTTTCATGCCTGCCGCTTTCACCTTCAACTGTCCCACCGAAGTGGAAGACGCAGCTGACAACTACGCTGAATTCCAAAAGGCCGGTGCCGAGGTTTACATCGTGACCACCGACACCCACTTCGCACACAAGGTGTGGCACGAAACTTCCCCCGCAGTGGGCAAGGCCAAGTTCCCCCTGATCGGCGACCCCACACACGCCCTGACACGCGCTTTTGACGTGCATATCGACGAAGAAGGCCTGGCACTGCGCGGCACCTTCATCATCAACCCCGAAGGTCAGATCAAGACCATGGAAGTGCACTCCAACGAGATCGCACGTGACGTCAAGGAAACCCTGCGCAAGCTCAAGGCTGCCCAGTACACCGCCGCTAACCCCGGCCAAGTGTGCCCAGCCAAGTGGAACGAAGGCTCCAAGACCATCACTCCTTCCCTGGACCTGGTCGGCAAGATCTAA
- a CDS encoding DUF3422 family protein — protein MTQLPPQHRLRLSLHNEVHARPPEPMGMPMALSHVVMACNAQQRDASRAHMAALARDHHLPAPEEGSIHMRMDFGPFKVRWELHTEFVTWTFMRSIAAQGGTERDPEVALDAVPQQWFAELPGECLACLHLWVLPAKEETVMPWLRHVLHEETLVASTVADGLGEVYTDFSVHADGFSRMVLLAGGMTPRRLGRLVQCLLEIETYRMAALLGLPAAREASHVLASAERELAELAEAIRSATRNDEPMLLDRLTRLAGQVESQHAATHSRFSASAAYFELVDKRIEDIAESRLAGMQTIREFMDRRLTPARSTCAWSSRRQDALSQRVSRISNLLRTRVEIEQQQSSQALLATMNTRQGLQLQLQSTVEGLSVAAITYYIVGLVSYMAKAASHHGWPLSPEITAAAAIPVVAGSVWWSLRRLHHRLFTSVS, from the coding sequence ATGACACAGCTACCTCCTCAGCACCGCCTGCGCCTTTCGCTGCACAACGAAGTGCATGCCCGCCCGCCTGAACCCATGGGCATGCCCATGGCGCTTTCGCATGTCGTCATGGCCTGCAACGCCCAGCAGCGCGATGCCAGCCGCGCGCACATGGCTGCTCTCGCCCGAGACCACCACCTGCCTGCGCCTGAGGAAGGCTCCATCCATATGCGCATGGATTTCGGCCCCTTCAAGGTGCGCTGGGAGCTGCACACTGAGTTTGTGACTTGGACCTTCATGCGCAGTATTGCCGCCCAGGGCGGCACGGAGCGAGACCCTGAAGTCGCGCTGGACGCAGTGCCCCAGCAGTGGTTTGCCGAGCTGCCTGGCGAATGCCTGGCCTGCCTTCACCTGTGGGTTTTGCCCGCCAAGGAAGAAACCGTGATGCCCTGGCTGCGCCACGTGTTGCACGAAGAAACGCTGGTGGCTTCCACTGTGGCCGATGGTTTGGGAGAGGTGTACACCGACTTCTCGGTGCATGCCGATGGCTTCTCCCGAATGGTGCTGCTGGCCGGTGGCATGACGCCACGCCGCTTGGGTCGCCTGGTGCAGTGCCTGCTGGAAATCGAGACCTATCGCATGGCCGCCTTGCTGGGCCTTCCCGCAGCGCGCGAAGCCTCGCACGTGCTGGCCAGCGCGGAACGTGAACTCGCGGAACTGGCCGAAGCTATACGTTCCGCCACCCGTAATGACGAGCCGATGTTGCTAGACCGGCTGACCCGCCTGGCAGGCCAGGTGGAAAGCCAGCACGCGGCCACCCATTCGCGCTTCTCGGCCAGTGCCGCCTACTTTGAATTGGTCGACAAGCGCATTGAAGACATTGCCGAGTCGCGCCTGGCGGGCATGCAAACCATCCGTGAATTCATGGACCGCCGCCTCACCCCCGCGCGCAGCACGTGTGCGTGGTCCAGCCGGCGGCAGGATGCGCTGTCGCAGCGCGTGTCCCGCATCAGCAACCTGCTGCGTACGCGGGTGGAGATCGAGCAGCAGCAAAGCAGCCAGGCGCTCCTGGCCACCATGAACACCCGCCAGGGCCTGCAGCTGCAGTTGCAGTCCACCGTAGAGGGGCTTTCGGTCGCAGCTATCACCTATTACATCGTCGGTCTGGTGAGCTACATGGCCAAGGCGGCCTCTCACCACGGTTGGCCCTTGAGCCCCGAGATAACGGCTGCTGCGGCTATACCGGTGGTGGCAGGCAGCGTGTGGTGGTCTTTGCGGCGCTTGCACCACCGGCTGTTCACATCGGTGTCATAA
- a CDS encoding DUF4864 domain-containing protein yields the protein MANSVIRFFRSVSGAVALWVLFALGSVLPAHAEADKNETAVITVIQQQLDAFAADDAEQAFKYAAPGIKAMSGNAQNFLALVKTRYSVVYRNSNAAFLKPVIHGKAALVRVRLTDENGVNWMAAYTLELQKNKEWLISGCQLQGEQGTFV from the coding sequence ATGGCCAACAGCGTGATCCGTTTTTTTCGCTCTGTGTCCGGCGCGGTAGCGCTATGGGTTTTGTTTGCATTGGGTAGTGTGCTGCCTGCGCATGCCGAGGCTGACAAAAACGAAACCGCAGTGATCACGGTCATCCAGCAACAGTTGGACGCATTTGCTGCGGACGATGCCGAGCAGGCGTTCAAGTACGCGGCCCCCGGTATCAAGGCCATGTCGGGCAACGCGCAGAATTTCTTGGCTCTTGTAAAGACCCGCTACAGCGTGGTTTACCGGAACTCCAATGCTGCATTCCTGAAGCCTGTGATCCATGGCAAGGCTGCCCTCGTGAGGGTGCGCCTCACCGATGAAAACGGCGTGAATTGGATGGCGGCCTACACCCTGGAGCTACAGAAGAACAAGGAATGGCTGATAAGCGGCTGCCAACTTCAGGGCGAGCAGGGTACTTTCGTGTGA